DNA from Aphis gossypii isolate Hap1 chromosome 3, ASM2018417v2, whole genome shotgun sequence:
GTAAGtgactcaattttttttattattctttaaagtGGTTGTACTAATTTACAAATTGAGGACATTGACGTATTGAGTAACAATGGATAATTTAAATGACATAAATCCGCTATAGTTCTAGATTCACCTATAAGAtttgtttagtttataaataggcCCTTtgactactataatatattatcttatttattgtaaatatgtatttgataGTATATTGTGaagtataattaacataacaaTAGTGAATAGGGTATTATCCTTGgtattattatgcttttatataagcatttatattatttgatttactaTATTTCCATTTGTTTAATcactatattttgattattttgatgatattttattttatttatatttttctgaactgaaaacagttaatttaattatcagttattttttagtattacataatattataaaatcttttcaataaaataatatttacttacattttccctatcatttacattaattaactctattaatgattgtatttagtttaagtaatatattgaatGATGTGATTAAtcattatgtaaaatgttatctaccttacataatttaaaataatatgtttaaatatttgcattaatctaaatgtatttatttcagtaatattttatgatttactattatttaataataaattatataatatatttgtacattgtactgttgtatttatatataaataaatattaatgtgtataactaacagaaactatttaattgatgtaatttaataacttatgaggtacggattatattattttcatctatTAATATGTGTCCATTCAATTgcaattaaatgatattaatagttaaaattgaatcattagttgtatatatttaattaattatgggaaacatttaatagttttttgtattaaatacctaattgaattgctttttctttaaaaaaaaatatgggagACtagcaattaatatttattaattatttataaacattaattggtcgttatttatataattaaagtaattaagtaTACTGCACTAGAGctgttgaatttattatatctaaatttaattgggATTATGaatatgattgattttataaattatatgtaaattataatatttaaatattatcaaaatatgaatttgaaaTACTGTAAagtatcatttattttcataatttattgtattatgtttaattcaataaaatattttatttatgtatactctTAACggcctaaattattattaaattacaggaTTATGTCCATTGAAACAAACGAACGTCTGAAAAAGTGCTTTCATTTAAGTAAGACtttaaatttgtgttatttaaatacaaaaaaattaaaaatgtatttattgatttttttgttttatattttatattaatttacatttatttcatacGTTTTATAGaactatttttagtttttcttaaaaatttgtttcatttatttttttaaattctttaaatttttttatttaaaatattatgttgtaccaTTGTACCATTAAATCTATGgaagtacattatttttaaaaatttagctctctgtattctaaatttatgaatttcgtTTCtactattaatacaaaaattatttgaaaacataatatgtatatatatattatatattatttaaaaactttttgatcaatcgtataaaaacataattcaaaataagtgtgtgtatatttatatatatatatatatttttagtaagaaatttaatcaaaatacgaAAAGGTGAAAATAGTCAAGAATCAAAATGGAATATAAGGGTTTgttctgaaaataatttccCTACTGCAGCAGGACTAGCTTCATCAGCAGCTGGTTATGCATGTCTTGGTTtgtaaattttcttaaattggagcaattgaatatttaaagatataattattttttaacttttttttttgaaaatattcttaacAGTATACACATTAGCTAATGCTTTTGGCTTACTTGATGAAGATCTACCATCTATAGCAAGACAAGGTAGTGGAAGTGCATGTAGAAGTATTTATGGAGGATTTGTTCATTGGAAGGGTGGTATTGATGAGCTTGGTTCAGATTCTACTGCAATTCAAATTGCTGCAGATACACATTGGCCAGAAATGAGAATTATCATACTAGtggtaaaatagatttttatgtctattaatattaactatactgCGATTAAAGGTTAAAATTTTGGTTTACAATAATGTTGTCTTACATTCTAagtgaaattgaaaatattgattttgctgtattttatttttttttaataataaactatagttatacttacaaatttaCCTTCCTATCAATtggtagaaaattaaaatctagaagtaaatttagttttaacctTACTTTACacaatacagtttttttaaattcaatggtATATCATAGATTCAATATTTAGTATCACTTTATTAATGTAGtacattcatttaatatattatactccttttagattctgaacggtgtgatgaatgtattgattttacaatgatgtgtgatttttttttgtgtgtgtacaacataacttgtcaaaataatgcttcaatttaaaactaggAGTGGTTTATGATggtaaagtgaatatccttggtacattataaaggtcaaaagtaagatGTTTCCagtggtttaaaaatatcgggaaaaacaaaaaaaagtgatggAAAAACGGAAAtctttacgcaaaaccagttttcggtaaaatatatttttttgaatagttgtaactcaaaaatcaATCACTGTAAACTAATCACTTAAAGTGTTCACcagatatttatattggttCAAAATATGGCTTTTTTTAAGGTAtctatagacaactgaaattttcaatcctaagtatttttattgaaatgtcgataaaaatacttaaaaatgtaatacaaagtttgctataagtttttcttattgtagttaaaaaaaaaaaccaaaaattgtttgtcacaatttttttattagcttttaaaatacaaatttttacaaaatcaggaaacatttgcaagtaattttatacctaaaaattcattattttttttttttgtatttatgtccaagaataaaaaattcaacactaagttttccttttaatagctatagagaaaactagAAGTGTCATTATagggaaaaatgttattaataacatctgaattttaatttttttacaaaatcgcTGAGCaattacgattttaaatatttgttattatccaACAATTACTAGTCGtagaaacttaaaacatactccagttgtttaaattggcattttttgtacaagttttaattttgaggtattcaggtcattaaaacagaaaccacctttttcatcgcctaatttaaaatatatatcctagattgacaaatcatctccgttcagaatagttttttgaatacaatgatacctgTCATTGGATTCACATTGAATActcctatatataatagtgatccataAGACACCTTGTGTACAGCAGAGTGGTACCCACTTGAGCAtgcttttttgaattataataattattatttttgattaggtaaatgattctcaaaaaaaaactagtagtACTGTGGGAATGAAACAAGCAGTAGAAACAAgtgaattacttaaatatagaGTTCAAAAGTGTGTACCCGAAAGAACAAAAGGAATCATTcaagtataattgtttttgaaacaCTGTATCAcagatttataaaagttataatttttgttttaggccattacagataaaaattttgaaaaatttgctGAAATTACAATGCGAGATAGTAATCAATTCCATGCAGTTTGTTTAGATACATATCCTCcttgtgtttatttaaatcaagtatcacatgatattatatcttttgttcatgattataataaagctGTTggcaaaattaaagtatattttcatCGTTAAACTTtatcatacttatttttaaatatactttaatggtttttttttactattttaggtTTCTTATACATTTGATGCTGGTCCAAATgcttttttgtttattcagCAAAATGATCTGAATTTGTTTATGTCGGAATTGGTAAATGTTTTTCCATCAGAACAACCTAATTCTTCATATTTACGAGGAATTGTGTCAACATTACCTTATGAAGTTTGTGattcaatgtattataatatttttgatttgtttaactgcaattttgttatttgttttaggtAAAACCATTTGGATTTAAACCCAAAGATAAAGATCTGTTAAAGTATATCATGGTCACTAAATTAGGTAGCGGTCCAAGATGTGTCAatgatcatttattaaatgatgatGGTACTCTTAAAtcgaaacaataaaattttaaattaattaaaaattcaagacagtttttagtttattaacttattgttatatttatttaaggaaatatttattgatgttgCCAAATTTGTAACTATAGTTTTatcacatatataatttaatggtttatttttgaattgaaatatatttacatttaaatgggCAGTAACCCAAAATAAAAgacaatagtttataatttagtttattataaattcatctaCTATTACTTTTGTTTGATATTTGTATACCTGTCGAATAAATCTTTGCTACAggcaaatttttatatttttgaatattaattaagtagaaTGATTGAATTCTTCAGTATATTACTAGTTATCATAGCTGTGTGTTGCCAAATTGAGATACAAGTTTGGTGGCTATCTCGTAATATATACTGACGCACAGTTGTCCCAAATAtgctagataatatattaatataaagttgtTACCATCTATAATGACGACGGTCATAACGACATATGGGTTATAAGTGACTTATAACAATGTTAATTTCAAGTACCTAAtaaagttttgtttatttaaacatacaaaataactgGTTGTATCGACAATATAGGCTAATACGACTTAATAATCGAGCCGCAACACACATTTCAATCATAAGTTAAAAatcttatcttattattattaaaaataatttaatatggaatgctacaaagttaaaaatacaattttaaattataaaaacaataatttaatggaCTAGATAATCAGAAGAATTATCTGTTAACTCCagcttgaataaatattattatttttagtaatttataatgtatatcgaTAGACCAGTTCCCacttcttattttaatataatagtttaaaaaatagatttaataattgttaaaaaataaatcactcaaatcaataattttggttaacaaatataatcataaattttaatgaaaaagatgattataataataaatgaataaacataacacaatttaaatattttatattcttacatttttatttttaaaaaaggctTTTTCAGCTTTACtacatggaaaaaaattaatttgcaatgaatgcttataattataaataattacaactgaaataaaataatatgtatgtttgtttattaaataagttacatTGGGTTATTGTAACATGTACTAAAAcaacatattacaataaattttactctTAATTTGAATGTGTCATTTTTGTTAAATCGACTATTGGCCAggctctaaaaataaataaataaatgaattagatacttttataattttttacacacatataggtaaaattaaaaatcaaatattttaaaattattattacacgctaattaatataaaaaaatgaagcaatcaataactaaaaaataaaataaaatattcagttcATTtcgttttatacaaaatattaattcattgtgAAAtggtttattacttattagtatacaaaaataaaaaataaaaaggtatttatgttattatataaaaacaattttagaaattttagttcaaaaataaatgttttttttttttgtcattaattaattgatgttttttactttaatacaaaaatattattgtaattatcataaaatatttaaggaggttttgaaaaaaaaataataaacaaaatacaactaTTACATCTTATATCTATGTTTAGGGGTTCCACAgacttgttaaatatatttaatatatatcataatattggttaactataataaacttaaaaataattattcaacttaaaatttgtataaaaaaactatttaatatgtttatattaagcaTAAcagacaattaaaaaaaaaagtattgtttttcataatcattatatagtatatagtatatacataacaacTAATAACTACATTAATGTCATACAAATccatttctttaatttattagtatattttggaACAATCAACCATGCAAAAATTGACACtctctaaattataaacacaccataacttactaaaaatgtataacaactTTTCaatcgtttaatttatataagttcaAGCTTTTTCATCTGAAATATTGCAATtgtatataaagtttaaaatattaagaaactGCTATACTACACttgtatttatcttatataataagtgatttctaaaaatagtttttactgtataaatgataatgaatttaaagtaatattttataacaggaatctactataatatgtgcatttttaaagattttaatagCATGAATAAAAATCTGCAAAATTATGGCACTCTTTTTTGGTTAAACATCTATTGCCGGTAgataaatttgtcaaaaaaagACTATCCAGAATTTAAGTAGAAGTTTGGAAAaccattttagttattatgtaatgtaaatagattataaaattggacttatcaaatttttaatcctaaatatcataatgattttataatagttgatCATAATGATACTCAATTGTTgggcattatattttaaaatatacatttatttgcaCTTAAGAGTATTTATgttgtaagtaatttatatcaaatgtaatacacataaatacataagtttaaaaataaaaatttaattttctgaaGAGTCTGAAActtaacttatttttcatCTCAGACGACATTTAAAatcagtaaataaatttaaattgatacttACTGGATGGCTTTCCCTTAACCCATGGGGTGAATTTTACATGTGTTTCATCACGTTTGCTTGCATTAGCTTGGAGTTCTGGCTTCAACACCCTCCTTACAACTTTTGCAGCAATGTTGGAATAATTAACATAGCTAAAatcaaccaaaaaaataaaattatgaatatgttaaaagttcaaaataatgaaaacaacatttgacaaatgattttttttccaattcaatgcaacaaatttataaattaagtatacaaataatcaatttgtttCATGTCTGATGGTTCACATAACAgattgaacaataattatatgttgaaCTTTTACTCAGATAATCAGTTAGAAAgcagataattaaataaagcaGACCTATATACAcaagcataaaaataattatataggtcaaaatttaaaattataaagcttAAGGATAAAACGATTAATTTTGTCATTAACATTGAAAGGTTTAGAAAACGCGTCCTGTTAGATCGATCGATCTAAGGACCGACGCCTATAAAAAACGTACACCATACCACATTTCCCAATTACATagatttaaataggtaaatatcaTTACTTCAATCCAGCGGCCCTCCAGTAACTCATGGTGATAGCTTTTATGAATGAGAAGGTCTAGTAGCAGCGAAAAAAAAGCCTGGCTCAATGACcgcaaaaaattgaataacgaTTCGGGCTTCGGGGACGAgccaaatcaaaatatatgtattccgctatataatatgaactatgtaggtacttaaagtCTTAAAAGATAAAACATATGTGCAAACCACAAGGTGATAATATCGCTAGCCGAGATCACCTTCTTACAGTGTAGCCGTAGAACGGTGCACGTAAGATCCCTTAACCGACTCTATGCTCGATTTATTTCCCGTTTTCTTCAAGTTTTAGGAAGCACTGctgataaaaaaactaaacaaaaaggATTTCCATTATGGCGGTTGTCGGGTTGATCAAGAAAATGGAATGCGATTTTTGTCGTCACGTGATTTGTTCGAACTGATTCGTCGCCGCCTTGGCCCTCGAGTCACATCGCTACCGTAGCCTCACGCACACACGCACCGCGCGCGCATACTCTTACCGATAGCCGAATACCGATTTAGTTTGCTACGTGTGCGCATCTTAACAACGTACCCGGTTAGTCGGAACTCGGAAACGACTCCGCCGCCGTTGCTCAAAGCTGCAGTATCACCGTCACTGTCGCAATGGACTTCGATAAACTCGTGAACTTGCTGGTTAACACGCTCAACCATCCACAAAGGAGTGATGCCGAGGAACAGCTTCAGCGTGTAAGCATGCTTTTTTGCTGCCCCGACCGGCCCGTGcacccataataataatagtatacccaCATGCGTCATGCACACTGTTGAAGGTTATGCGATTTATCGCACTAATTATGACATGAGTATTTCATTGGGTCTGGtgacgtattttttttatatcgttaAAATTTTTCTCATTTGAGTTGTTAGCCAAAGGGTAAAAGAGTATGTCCGTCTGAATCAGGGTTGTTAAAAACGTTTGTCAGCGGATTCGCCCGCCAAAACCGAAAACCGAGTTCACGATTCACGATCCCGTCGTCAGCCACGTTTTTCGCaatcgtgtgtgtgtgttataaattatacacgagCGAggggattttttttcattcaaactTAATCGAAATGCTGGTCGTTTTTTTTGTTCACTATAGCATTATTGCCACCATGTGTAGTTATATCATCGTTTTTGCAAGGGCGTTTAATTATAAAGAGCAATTTGTTAAGAGGTAGAATAGAATGATTAGAGGAAAacggaaacaaaaaaataaactcaatGTGTTAAATATCTTGTCTGTCAACGTGTTATatgtaattcataaatttgatCCTACCCgacgttaatataatatgcactctTTATAACCAATTGCATATCTTGCATTATATGAACAGATACagcaatcaaaataatttatatgtgtttaaaaataaatagtctaTACAACCTTATCATTAAATTGGTTGTTGTTAAAACAATCTACATCCCTtagcttattaaaaatataaacaatttatagttaaatatatatacctacttatcgCTTTCTACCTTTGAATCTACCTGTTGATatcaaatttatgttaattgatttccacaatattttcattatatagttttttatctgttgattttatatttatagcatAAACTATAgctaatttcaaaaatctatCTAGAAATAAGGTTTACccaagaaattaatattacgtacctacctaactttattaacttatttatagatacataaaatTGCTGGATTTGGTCCAACCCTACTACAAATTGTTGCTTCTAATGATATGGAAATGTCTACAAGACAAGCAGGTAAGAAATGTGACTTAAGTAAATTAGTGTGAACGGTATTCAAATTGGTActagtattgtataataaactataatattcataaaatcataattatattggttatggttttatatactatgtttTCCTTTCTTTATTAAACtacaaattaaagaaaattaatatatcttgGTATATCATAccaatacttattttagtattaaacaatataccaaaaatactatacataaaaaattatgaccgTATTCATTCAtgcataaacattaaataaattaaaggtgCTATATAtctgaaaaattttatataccaaAGTTGGGCAACTCGTGAGGATGAACCAAATAGATTTACAATTCATGAACAAGATCGAATATTAGTGAGAAATTCGATTTTAGAAGTTATAGTTCAAGTACCTGAATTATTGCGGTAATAATGATGTTAAATTTTCtacttaaattaacttattttataatcataaatatatcaattttaggACACAGCTAACTGTTAGTTTGGTAACCATGTTGAAACATGATTTTCCTGGACGTTGGACTGATTTTGTTGAAAGGATTGATGCttatttaaaaagtgataATTCATCTTGTTGGATGGGTGGTATAATCGGGTTTTCAGCTTTAATAAGAGCTTTTGAATATCATAAGGCAGATAAATCGCCTGTACATGCTGCAGTCAAAGTATTACTACCATCTATATACAATGTAATGATTCATATAGTTAGTAATCACACTGCTGAATCGGTTGAATTGCAGAAAACTgtgattaaaagttatttcaaaCTTATTCAAGTAAGAGAATAACTTCATGAcctaatcaaatatattttgctacttaaatatacaatttatttaacagttCACATTAAGTCCTGATCTAATGGAAAGAACTTCCTTTACTAAATGGATGGAATTGTTAAGTATTATAGCTTGTAATCCAATACCAGAAGAAGTGAGTCGTTTAGAACATGATGTAGATCAATTACCTTggtggaaaattaaaaaatgggcATTCCATACTATGTATAGAATTTTCGagaggtaaatatatattatgtagttacaaataagatttcattgcctaattctaaatttataaatttaaggtATGGAAGTCCTGGCAGTGTTTCTCAAGATTATCAGCAATTTgctgtattttttgttaagaCTTTTTCTACTggatttatagatataattttaagagtcTTAGATCAATACCGAAACAAAATCTACATCCCTCCTAGAGTCATGCAAATGTGTTTGCACTATTTGAACCAGTGGTAATTGATAGTTCCTAGCttaataactgttattttcaatttaaacaacatatCAATAAAAGATTTACATAGTAGTAATTAatgaaaagtatatttattattatttaattttgtcacCTAGTGTTAGTATTGGACACACCTGGAAAATGATAAAACCACATATGGATGCAATTATTCAAGATGTAATATTTCCACTCATGAGTCATTCAATTAATGATCAAGAATTGTGGGAAAGTGATCCTCAAGAATATATTTCTCAGAAATTTGGTaaactttttaatgtttaaaatttatttatataaacttacaatatttatatattatcattttataatagatatttttgagGATTTAATATCTCCTGTAATGGCTGGTCAAACGATGTTACATTCAGCATGTAAAAAACGTAAAGACATATTACCTAAGGCAGTTCAATTTATTGTTGGTGTTATAACTTCAGATTCTGCTACTCCATCTCAGAAAGATGGTGCACTTCATATggtaaatacaatttctttttctttttttttaactgtgaAAAATGAggtaatttttgtattgtgaTTGTTTCATAGCTTGGATCATTAGCTGATGTCATATTCAAAAAAGATTATTACAAAGATCAAGTATGTGATATGCTATATCAACATGTATTTCCAGTTTTTCAAAGTCCACATGGACATTTAAGAGCAagagtatgtatttatattcttattaatatattgtatattggataattatttattattttctttttaattaggCTTCTTGGTTTATACAACACATTTgtgaagttaaaattaataatgacacTATTTGGGAGCATTTAGCAACATTTACTAGTAACGCTTTGTTAACTGATAAAGAACTTCCAGTTAAAGTTCAAGCTGGATTAGCAATTCAAGCATTATTAATAGCTGAAAACAAAGTTGAGCAACTTCTAGAGCCTAGGGtatgaatatttcataaaaattgtttattttaagtaggttTTTAATGCTGCTGTCTTTTCTGCAGATTAAAGAAATTACACTTGAATTATTGAAAGTGCTGCAACAAACTGAGAATGATGATATTACTAGTGTAGTGCAAAAAGTTATTGCAACCTATTATGATACACTTGCTCCGATTATGTATGAAATTTGTCAGAATttggtttgtattttatttatttatcattattattttaatatttcctcatttgtaaaactaaaagttaaagttcatctttgtattttaaataactctaAATTGCAATAgatttctaaattaaacattaacatgtaattaaattattaaaatattaaatacacttgttcattttgtttataacgATTCATAGACCATTTCTTGAATTCTGATGACGAATCACTTCGTATATTCTATTTCAattgagataaaaataaagtttattatatacattttaaagtataattaatttacaattcaatttttatattctaagagacttaaatgataaaaataaattagcctAGTTCAATAtaagacaattatttattttttaggcaAAAACCTTCCTTCAAGTTCTTCAGTCAGAAGATATGAATGACAAAAAAGAAATTACTGGTATGAGTATTTTAAGTTGTATAGAAACCATATTGAGTGTGAATGATGAGCAACCACAAACTTTAGCAGCCCTTGAACCAATTGTATTGGAAGTtatagtcaatatttttaatgcgcCTGATTCTGGtattggtaaataaatatatgacaagcacaaaatataacttatttaatctaattgtttttgttttagaatacTATGAAGAAGctttaaatttagtaagtGACTTAACTAGCATAGAAGTATCAAATAACATGTGGGgtgttttagaaataatttatagggtaagttatttattaatttaaagtgagTTATTGAGATATAGAAgcaatacatatacataatttttaattttgtgattgattaaaatttactttgtcttacatttaaattcattgtaaatttggaatatgtttttttttcaatttataattttctttttattaataatttaattgtttgtataggtttttcaaaatgatggaattgattattttgtgGATATGATGCCTTGTCTTCACAACTATGTTACTGTTGGAATGGAGAGTTTAATctcaaatgaaaatttaatgttaattatatttaacatgtgtaaaattgtaattatacattaacattattataacttaaacattaaatatatcatataattttaggttTTGTCATCAGAATCTGGCGAAGAAGCTGAATGTCATGCTGGAAAATTATTAGAGGTTATAATTTTGCAATGTAAAGGACGAATTGATcatgtaattaataacttaatttaaatatatattaagctaAACAaacttacattattttcaatataatttttttagtgtatacCATCCATTGTTGAGTTAGTTTTGCAGCGACTTGTTAGAGAAATTAAATCATCCGAATTACGAGCTATGTGTCTTCAAGTGATTGTAGctgctatttattataatccacatttattatttgaaacgcTAGATAAACTACAAATGTCCATGTCTACAAATGAATCTATTTCTGTCCATTTTATTCGACAATGGTTACAAGATACAGATTGCTTTTTTGGGTtggtttaaaactaata
Protein-coding regions in this window:
- the LOC114121239 gene encoding protein stunted-like isoform X1; its protein translation is MSYWRAAGLNYVNYSNIAAKVVRRVLKPELQANASKRDETHVKFTPWVKGKPSNEKA
- the LOC114121239 gene encoding protein stunted-like isoform X2, with the translated sequence MSYWRAAGLNYVNYSNIAAKVVRRVLKPELQANASKRDETHVKFTPWVKGKPSKPGQ
- the LOC114121236 gene encoding diphosphomevalonate decarboxylase, coding for MDKVVTCVAPVNIATIKYWGKRDEHLILPLNDSVSLTLDCDQMHAKTSVIAGPFIDEDSVWLNGQIMSIETNERLKKCFHLIRNLIKIRKGENSQESKWNIRVCSENNFPTAAGLASSAAGYACLVYTLANAFGLLDEDLPSIARQGSGSACRSIYGGFVHWKGGIDELGSDSTAIQIAADTHWPEMRIIILVVNDSQKKTSSTVGMKQAVETSELLKYRVQKCVPERTKGIIQAITDKNFEKFAEITMRDSNQFHAVCLDTYPPCVYLNQVSHDIISFVHDYNKAVGKIKVSYTFDAGPNAFLFIQQNDLNLFMSELVNVFPSEQPNSSYLRGIVSTLPYEVKPFGFKPKDKDLLKYIMVTKLGSGPRCVNDHLLNDDGTLKSKQ